From Cheilinus undulatus linkage group 17, ASM1832078v1, whole genome shotgun sequence, one genomic window encodes:
- the atp5fa1 gene encoding ATP synthase subunit alpha, mitochondrial isoform X2 produces the protein MNVSKNVAAACVGAKNLHTARPWLQKTGTAEVSSILEEKIMGADTSADLEETGRVLSIGDGIARVYGLRNVQAEEMVEFSSGLKGMSLNLEPDNVGVVVFGNDKLIKEGDIVKRTGAIVDVPVGEELLGRVVDALGNAIDGKGPLGSQARRRVGLKAPGIIPRISVREPMQTGIKAVDSLVPIGRGQRELIIGDRQTGKTAIAIDTIINQKRFNDGTDEKKKLYCIYVAIGQKRSTVAQLVKRLTDADAMKYTIVVSATASDAAPLQYLAPYSGCSMGEYFRDNGKHALIIYDDLSKQAVAYRQMSLLLRRPPGREAYPGDVFYLHSRLLERAAKMNDNFGGGSLTALPVIETQAGDVSAYIPTNVISITDGQIFLETELFYKGIRPAINVGLSVSRVGSAAQTRAMKQVAGTMKLELAQYREVAAFAQFGSDLDAATQQLLNRGVRLTELLKQGQYSPMAIEEQVTVIYAGVRGHLDKMEPSKITKFEKAFLQHILSQHQDLLAAIKADGKISEASDAKLKQIVLNFLSSFE, from the exons GCACCGCCGAGGTGTCATCCATCCTGGAGGAAAAGATCATGGGAGCTGACACCTCTGCTGACCTGGAGGAGACTGGCCGTGTGCTGTCCATTGGTGACGGTATTGCCAGAGTGTACGGTCTGAGGAACGTGCAGGCCGAGGAGATGGTGGAGTTCTCCTCTGGTCTCAAG GGCATGTCTCTGAACTTGGAGCCTGATAATGTTGGTGTTGTGGTGTTCGGTAACGACAAGCTGATCAAGGAAGGCGATATTGTCAAGAGAACTGGTGCTATCGTGGACGTTCCCGTTGGTGAAGAGCTCCTTGGCCGTGTGGTCGATGCTCTGGGGAATGCTATTGATGGAAAG GGCCCTCTGGGCTCCCAGGCCCGCAGGCGTGTGGGTCTGAAGGCCCCCGGCATCATCCCCCGCATCTCTGTGAGGGAGCCCATGCAGACCGGCATCAAAGCCGTGGACAGTTTGGTCCCCATCGGCCGTGGGCAGCGTGAGCTCATCATCGGGGACAGGCAGACCGG CAAAACCGCCATCGCCATCGACACAATCATCAACCAGAAGCGCTTCAACGACGGCACCGACgagaagaagaagctgtacTGCATCTACGTCGCCATCGGCCAGAAGAGATCCACCGTGGCTCAGCTGGTGAAGAGGCTGACCGACGCAGACGCCATGAAGTACACCATCGTGGTTTCTGCCACGGCCTCTGATGCTGCTCCTCTGCAGTACCTGGCTCCGTACTCTGGCTGCTCAATGGGAGAGTACTTCAGAGACAACGGCAAACATGCCCTCATCATCTACGACGATCTCTCCAAGCAG GCCGTCGCCTACCGTCAGATGTCCCTGCTGCTGCGCCGTCCCCCCGGCCGCGAGGCTTACCCAGGAGATGTCTTCTACTTGCATTCCCGTCTGCTGGAGAGAGCTGCCAAGATGAACGACAACTTTGGCGGCGGCTCCCTCACAGCTCTTCCTGTTATCGAGACCCAGGCTGGAGACGTGTCCGCCTACATTCCAACTAATGTCATCTCCATCACAGACGGACAG ATCTTCTTGGAGACTGAGCTCTTCTACAAAGGTATCCGTCCCGCCATCAACGTGGGTCTGTCTGTGTCACGTGTAGGATCAGCTGCCCAGACCAGGGCCATGAAGCAG GTGGCTGGTACCATGAAGCTGGAGCTGGCCCAGTACCGTGAGGTGGCTGCCTTCGCTCAGTTTGGTTCAGATCTGGACGCTGCCACCCAGCAGCTGCTTAACCGCGGCGTTCGTCTCACAGAGCTGCTCAAACAGGGACAGTACT CTCCCATGGCTATTGAAGAGCAGGTAACAGTCATTTACGCTGGTGTGAGGGGACACCTGGACAAAATGGAGCCTAGCAAGATCACCAAGTTCGAGAAGGCGTTCCTGCAGCACATCCTGAGCCAGCACCAAGACCTGCTGGCAGCTATTAA GGCTGATGGAAAGATCTCTGAGGCGTCAGATGCTAAGCTTAAGCAGATTGTGTTGAATTTCCTCTCTAGCTTTGAGTAA
- the atp5fa1 gene encoding ATP synthase subunit alpha, mitochondrial isoform X1: MLSVRVAAALARSLPRRAGFVSKNVAAACVGAKNLHTARPWLQKTGTAEVSSILEEKIMGADTSADLEETGRVLSIGDGIARVYGLRNVQAEEMVEFSSGLKGMSLNLEPDNVGVVVFGNDKLIKEGDIVKRTGAIVDVPVGEELLGRVVDALGNAIDGKGPLGSQARRRVGLKAPGIIPRISVREPMQTGIKAVDSLVPIGRGQRELIIGDRQTGKTAIAIDTIINQKRFNDGTDEKKKLYCIYVAIGQKRSTVAQLVKRLTDADAMKYTIVVSATASDAAPLQYLAPYSGCSMGEYFRDNGKHALIIYDDLSKQAVAYRQMSLLLRRPPGREAYPGDVFYLHSRLLERAAKMNDNFGGGSLTALPVIETQAGDVSAYIPTNVISITDGQIFLETELFYKGIRPAINVGLSVSRVGSAAQTRAMKQVAGTMKLELAQYREVAAFAQFGSDLDAATQQLLNRGVRLTELLKQGQYSPMAIEEQVTVIYAGVRGHLDKMEPSKITKFEKAFLQHILSQHQDLLAAIKADGKISEASDAKLKQIVLNFLSSFE; the protein is encoded by the exons GCACCGCCGAGGTGTCATCCATCCTGGAGGAAAAGATCATGGGAGCTGACACCTCTGCTGACCTGGAGGAGACTGGCCGTGTGCTGTCCATTGGTGACGGTATTGCCAGAGTGTACGGTCTGAGGAACGTGCAGGCCGAGGAGATGGTGGAGTTCTCCTCTGGTCTCAAG GGCATGTCTCTGAACTTGGAGCCTGATAATGTTGGTGTTGTGGTGTTCGGTAACGACAAGCTGATCAAGGAAGGCGATATTGTCAAGAGAACTGGTGCTATCGTGGACGTTCCCGTTGGTGAAGAGCTCCTTGGCCGTGTGGTCGATGCTCTGGGGAATGCTATTGATGGAAAG GGCCCTCTGGGCTCCCAGGCCCGCAGGCGTGTGGGTCTGAAGGCCCCCGGCATCATCCCCCGCATCTCTGTGAGGGAGCCCATGCAGACCGGCATCAAAGCCGTGGACAGTTTGGTCCCCATCGGCCGTGGGCAGCGTGAGCTCATCATCGGGGACAGGCAGACCGG CAAAACCGCCATCGCCATCGACACAATCATCAACCAGAAGCGCTTCAACGACGGCACCGACgagaagaagaagctgtacTGCATCTACGTCGCCATCGGCCAGAAGAGATCCACCGTGGCTCAGCTGGTGAAGAGGCTGACCGACGCAGACGCCATGAAGTACACCATCGTGGTTTCTGCCACGGCCTCTGATGCTGCTCCTCTGCAGTACCTGGCTCCGTACTCTGGCTGCTCAATGGGAGAGTACTTCAGAGACAACGGCAAACATGCCCTCATCATCTACGACGATCTCTCCAAGCAG GCCGTCGCCTACCGTCAGATGTCCCTGCTGCTGCGCCGTCCCCCCGGCCGCGAGGCTTACCCAGGAGATGTCTTCTACTTGCATTCCCGTCTGCTGGAGAGAGCTGCCAAGATGAACGACAACTTTGGCGGCGGCTCCCTCACAGCTCTTCCTGTTATCGAGACCCAGGCTGGAGACGTGTCCGCCTACATTCCAACTAATGTCATCTCCATCACAGACGGACAG ATCTTCTTGGAGACTGAGCTCTTCTACAAAGGTATCCGTCCCGCCATCAACGTGGGTCTGTCTGTGTCACGTGTAGGATCAGCTGCCCAGACCAGGGCCATGAAGCAG GTGGCTGGTACCATGAAGCTGGAGCTGGCCCAGTACCGTGAGGTGGCTGCCTTCGCTCAGTTTGGTTCAGATCTGGACGCTGCCACCCAGCAGCTGCTTAACCGCGGCGTTCGTCTCACAGAGCTGCTCAAACAGGGACAGTACT CTCCCATGGCTATTGAAGAGCAGGTAACAGTCATTTACGCTGGTGTGAGGGGACACCTGGACAAAATGGAGCCTAGCAAGATCACCAAGTTCGAGAAGGCGTTCCTGCAGCACATCCTGAGCCAGCACCAAGACCTGCTGGCAGCTATTAA GGCTGATGGAAAGATCTCTGAGGCGTCAGATGCTAAGCTTAAGCAGATTGTGTTGAATTTCCTCTCTAGCTTTGAGTAA
- the hwa gene encoding protein huluwa, with the protein MSQISQTTASNLPEGLPVTNLTLVVLLLIPCVLILLLLNCLFLGYKILLLSKTSRQKREDAEMLLQSTLQRVRGLSDPLFSPMHDGRRAYMSLSEPVLPHPVTSSRVSSRERASRVEHRIRLLRPDGATGSGSLRAPSTIRGAASSAAGFTPRLSLASGSRTHSGGKAAWCKSAPVLPQSSDSEAETRVNLVPPNSPTEAEHEGHVRRSSTYDMLTDVSPGVVVHVFDKVDLEGQFTNPPSEASCLHTSAVGSGLDSDFGASAGVSLRILSADSDGLSNGVQSSALEWDYYDPCYVKQNHLPKHKHHRPVMHTKQYWV; encoded by the exons ATGTCGCAAATAAGTCAGACAACAGCATCAAATCTGCCTGAAGGTTTGCCTGTGACTAACCTGACTTTAGTGGTTCTTCTCCTCATCCCATGTGTGCTCATCCTGCTGCTCCTGAACTGTCTGTTTCTGGGCTACAAGATCCTCCTCCTGTCAAAGACCAGCAGACAGAAGCGAGAGGACGCAGAGATGCTGCTCCAGTCCACCCTGCAGAGAGTCCGGGGACTTTCTGACCCCCTTTTCTCACCGATGCACGACGGGAGGAGAGCTTACATGTCCCTGTCGGAGCCCGTCCTGCCCCATCCCGTCACCTCTTCCCGGGTTTCTTCCAGAGAGAGGGCCAGCAGGGTGGAGCACAGGATCCGGCTCCTTAGGCCAGACGGGGCCACCGGGTCAGGGTCCCTGAGGGCGCCGAGCACCATCCGAGGGGCCGCGTCCTCTGCGGCCGGGTTCACCCCGAGACTGAGCCTGGCCTCCGGGTCTCGGACTCACAGTGGCGGGAAAGCGGCCTGGTGTAAAAGCGCCCCAGTGTTACCGCAGTCCAGCGATTCAGAGGCTGAGACCAGAGTGAACCTGGTTCCTCCAAACTCTCCTACG GAAGCAGAACATGAAGGCCATGTTCGTCGCAGCAGTACTTATGACATGCTGACAGATGTGAGTCCAGGCGTTGTGGTTCACGTGTTTGACAAAGTGGACTTGGAGGGCCAGTTCACCAACCCGCCCTCAGAGGCGTCCTGTCTTCACACATCTGCAGTGGGTTCTGGGTTGGACAGCGACTTTGGGGCCAGTGCAG GCGTCTCTCTGCGGATTCTGTCTGCAGACAGTGACGGTCTTTCTAACGGGGTCCAGTCTTCAGCCCTAGAGTGGGATTATTACGACCCGTGCTACGTCAAACAGAATCATTTACCCAAACACAAACACCACCGGCCGGTGATGCACACTAAACAGTATTGGGTGTGA